The genomic segment CGACGGGCGAGCCTCGTGCAACATCCGCAACAGGTGTTGGCACTCTTCCCCATCCCACAGACGGCAACCGACGGTGTGCATCGCATGAACGAGGATGAACTCGTGCTGGCGCTCGACGGCATTCAGGACCCGGGCAACCTAGGGACCATCATCCGCATCGCCGACTGGTTTGGCATCAAGCACATCTATTGCAGCACCGACACTGCCGACGCCTACAATCCGAAGGTGGTGCAGGCAACAATGGGGAGCATCGCGCGCGTGTACATTTATTATATTGACCTGCGAGAACTCATCGCCAACCGCCCCGAAGGGATGCCCGTCTATGGCACGCTGCTCGATGGCGACAGTCTCTATGCACAGCGGAAAGAAAACCGCGGCATCATCATCATGGGCAACGAGGGGCGCGGCATATCACCGGAGATTGTCCCCCTGCTGACCCACCGCCTGCTCATCCCTCCCTATCCTGCCGACCGACGCACGGCAGAAAGCCTGAACGTAGCCACCGCCACCGCCATCGTCTGCGCGGAATTTCGGAGAGAATAACCCCACCCCTGCCCCTCCCCTGAAATGGGAGGGGAGCGCCTAACGGAAGAAAGTCTTTAAATCTATTTGTAAGGATTTGTGAGATTTGAATAGATTTGTGAGATTTGCCTACGGCGATTTTCAATTCTGTCACGAAGTGACACTCATTATCAGAAAGCGGGCGGATACACCGATCCGCCCCTACGTTGACACAGGCAAATCCCGACATTCAATTTACCGCTGGATTTGCAAATCCAGCAGACGAAGGATTTACGTACTCACCCCACCCCTGCCCCTCCCCTGAAATGGGAGGGGAGCGCCTAGCGGAAGCAAAAACGAAGAAGCAAAACCTATCTAAACTCCCCTCCATAAATGAATGGGGAGCGCCTAGCGGAAACAAAAACGAAGAAGCAACACCTATCTAAACTCCCCTCCCTAAATGAATGGGGAGCGCCTAACGGAAGCAAAAACGAAGAAGCAACACCTATCTAAACTCCCATCCCTAAATGAATGGGGAGCGCCTGGCGGAAGCAAAAACGAAGAAGCAACACCTATCTAAACTCCCCTCCCTAAATGAATGGGGAGCGCCTAGCGGAAGCAAAAACGAAGAAGCAACACCTATCTAAACTCCCCTCCCTAAATGAATGGGGAGCGCCTAACGGAAACAAAAACGAAGAAGCAACACCTATCTAAACTCCCCTCCCATCTTAGGGGAGGGGTAAGGGGTGGGGTCCATAACTACACGTTATTATCCCCCTATTTAGATATTAGGTGTCAAGCCACCTTTCTTTATATCATCTCCTATTCGCACAATTTCAGCAACAACACCTTCAATACTAGTCCATATTTGTTGATTGTCAAACCTAACAACACGTATTCCTTGCTGGCAAAGGAATTCTGTCCGGCGCTCATCATATTCATATTTATGACTATGTGATAAGCCATCCAACTCAACACAAAGACGTAGTTCGGGACAATAGAAATCCAATATGTATGAGCCTATACTTTGCTGTCTGCGGAATTTATATCCGCCAGCTCCGCGTGACTTTAAGGCTTTCCATAAAACAGCTTCTGCCGGAGTTGCATTATTTCTCAGTGCTTTCCGATGTCCTTTTTGCTTTTTATCATTTACTTTTGCTGAATACTGCATATTCCGTTTTCCTTACTCACCCCACCCCTGCCCCTCCCCTGAAATGGGAGGGGAGCGCCTGGCGGAAGCAAAGCTCTACAATCCAAATGGATACTATATTTTAAATCACCATGTTTACAACGGAATCTATCCCCACCTGCTAAGCGGAAGGGAACAAAAGCTCTTTAACCCCACTTATCCATTATCATTCAGCGCTGTGCCATGTGTTCCGGCACGATGGCGAAATAGACGAGCTCGTCGTCGCCGTCGTTGTACATGGCGTGGGAATGGTTCATGGGGCAATAGTGCACGCTGCCTGCCTGCACATCCTCGCGCACGCCGTCGTAATCGAAGTGTCCCGTTCCGCTGATGATATAGACAATTTCCGAATTGCCTTCGTGCTTATGGTAGCCGCTGTTGGCTCCCGGTTGCAGGCGACTCATCATGATCTTGTTGTTCTCGTCCACGAAATTCTGTGTGAGCACATCGCCGTTTCCACCTTTGAAGCCTGTGATGCGCTGCTGTTCCATCTCTTTGTAATTGATAATCATACTCTGTGTGTGTTATTGTTGTTTGTAATATGTAAAAAGAAATGCGGATGCCCATTGCTGCTGGACATCCGCACGCCTGTTGTTAACGTCCTTAGAAGGTGTATTTCAGACCAAGCTGTCCGCGCCAGCGGCTGTAGTAGTCGCTATAGTTGCGCACGGCATACTGACCTGTGAACTGATACAGTCCGCCGCCCTGGTAGTTGACCGGGCTGTAGTAGATACCGAAGCCGTCGCCGTAGGTGTGTCCCCAATCTTTATTGAGGAGGTTGCCCACGTTGAGCACGTCGAACGAGAGCTCGATAGAGTTGATCTGTCGTCCCACCTTGAATGAGAACTTCTGTGCGAGGTGCACGTCGAAGTGGTGTTCGAACGGCAGGTTGTCGGCATAGCGCTTATAGTACTCACCGCGATGGTGTTTCATATAGGAGTCGCCTGCAATCCACTCTTTGAGCAACTGTCGCTGCATATCTTCGGTCAGCGGCTGACGGTTGTAGGTGGTTGCCTCGAAGCGCATCTGGTCGATCTGCTCGTCGGTCGGGATGAAGAAGAGGTCGTTTCCGTTCTGTCCGTCGCCGTTCACGTCGCCGTAATAGTATATCGTGTAAGGACTTCCGCTCTTACCCTGATAGATGAGTCCGATGGTCGTGGTCCATGCCTTGTTGTGTCCGTATCCGATGCGATAGAATGCCGAAGCCTGTACGCGGTGAGGCACGTTGAAGGCACTGAATCCGAGCTCGGGATCGTTCGGGTTGCGATAGGTGTAGTTGTAGCGGAAGTTGCTCTCTGCCACCGACGAAGAACCGTTGTTGACGGTCATTGAGCGTGTCCACGTGTAGGATGCCATCAGGTCGAGTCCGAAGTTGAAATGCTTCTCGGCTTTCAGTGAGAGGTTCACCGTATAACCCTTAGACGTGTTGTAGAGTCCATAGACATGCGAGAAGTCCGTTCCGCCGGTGGTTGACTGCATCATCGGTCGGTTGTCCCACATGTAGCCGTAGGTCTGTCCGAAGGTCTGTCCTGTCTCTTCGATGGTCAGGTCTTTATAGTAGATGTCGTTGAGGGTTTTCGAGTAGATGGCTTCTGCCGTCCAGTTGATGCCTCCGAGCATGAAGTCGAATCCGAGGTTGGCGCGGAAGTTCTGCGCAAACCTGAACTTTTCATCATATACATTGATAATCTGGCTGCCTTCCGTTGCTCTCAGCAGCTGCGCGTTGGCATCCTGTCCGTTCGGGTCGAGAATCAGATTGATGCCCTTCGGGTTCATCACGTTATAGGTAGAGAGCTGGACTCCCGTGTTCGAATAGTTATTGCTGATCCACACAAACGGGATGCGACCGGTGAAGATACCGGCACCTCCGCGCAGGATGAAACGGCGGTCGTTGTTGATGTCCCAACGGAAACCGACGCGCGGGCTCCAGAGGGGCATGCTCGACAGCTTGTGGTTGGTCTTCACGTTCCATCCGCGAGCCTTCGCATATTCATTGAACGGTGCGTTCTCTGCCGGTGCATCGAAGAACACGGGGATGTCCATGCGCAGACCATAGGTCAGCTGGAAGTTGTTCGACGCATCCCACTTGTCCTGTGCATAGAAACCGAACTGACCGGCACTGAACGCTGCCTTCCAATGCGGGTCGCCCGTCACATCGACGTTCGCATGACCATAGCGGTACTGGTAAATGTAAGCATAGGTAGGATCGAGTGTTCCTGCCATGTAGTCATTATAGTACTTATGGAAATGGTCGAGGTCATTGAAATAGTAAGTTCCGTGTGCATCCTGGATATAGAGGTTGGCGAACTTATAAATCTCGTTGTGTGTTCCGAATGTCAGTGTGTGATCACCCTTGAACCATGTGAAGTTGTCTTCCAGTGTATAGATGTCCTGATCGAGGGTGTTTGCCATTGATGAACGCTCGTTACCGATGTTCAGCGTACCGCCACGGCGGTTCACCAGATAGGTCTGTCCCGAAGCATCGCTCGGGTCTTTCAGCTGCGCACTGCCCACGTTGCGGATGTTGATCATCGGGAATGCCGTTCCCACATCACGCTTGTCGCGAACACGCACATAGCTACCGCGCAACTCATTGCTGAGCACTGGAGAGATGCGGCTCTGCAACTCAGCCGTGAACGAGTTGGTCACGCTTTTGAACGGATAGCTGTAATTGTTGTCGTTCAGTGATGTCGAACCGCTGGTATTGTTCAGTTGCTTTGCATTGACCAAGCTCCAGCGTATGCTGAACTTATTGAAGTCGTTGATGTTCCAGTCGAGCTTCACACCCACCTTCGTACTCTTCGTATAGATATCGGGGTTGCTGAAAGCTCCGTCGTAGTTGTAGCCTTGCTTGGCTGCCAACTCCTTCACTTTCTCAAGAACATCATCCACGTTCGTATCGCCGATGCTCTGATAGCCCTGTGCCCCATATTGCTGCACGTAATACTGGTCCATGGCACGGGTAGTGAGCTGCGAGCCTTCTGTTCCGTAACCGAAGAGGTTGGGATATTCCTTGTTTGCCTGCTCAAAGTTGGCAAAGAAGAAGAGTTTGTCCTTGATGATCGGACCACCGAGCGTCACACCAAACTGATACTCCGTCTGGTCGTCGTAAGCCTGGCTATACTCACCGGTTCTCATCTTATATTTCTTTCCAATCAGGTCTTTGTTGTAGCCATAGCCGTAGAGTGAGCCGTGGAACTGGTTCGTACCGCTCTTCGTGATAGCGTTGATGGCACCGCCGGTGAATCCGCTCTGGCGAACGTCGAACGGAGCGACATTCACCTGAATCTGCTCAATCGTTTCCATCGAAACGGGCTGTGTACCAGCCTGACCGCCATTGCTTCCGCCAGAAGCCAGACCGAACACGTCGTTGTTCATCGCACCGTCAATCTGGAACGAGTTGTAACGGTTGTTCACACCGGCAAACGACATCACACCGCTATTGGTCACGGTCAACTGAGGGTTGAGACGTGCCACGT from the Prevotella sp. Rep29 genome contains:
- a CDS encoding cupin domain-containing protein, with protein sequence MIINYKEMEQQRITGFKGGNGDVLTQNFVDENNKIMMSRLQPGANSGYHKHEGNSEIVYIISGTGHFDYDGVREDVQAGSVHYCPMNHSHAMYNDGDDELVYFAIVPEHMAQR
- a CDS encoding TonB-dependent receptor → MQKRLSLLMALMFMVVAAFAQVTTSGISGKVTSAGEEVIGATVTAKHLPSGTVYRAVTNIDGRYTIQGMRVGGPYTVEITYVGHQPQVFSDVNLLLGETQNLSCSLEEDVTVLEELVVTGKSGLNATKTGAAMSISSQQINDMPSITHGIADVARLNPQLTVTNSGVMSFAGVNNRYNSFQIDGAMNNDVFGLASGGSNGGQAGTQPVSMETIEQIQVNVAPFDVRQSGFTGGAINAITKSGTNQFHGSLYGYGYNKDLIGKKYKMRTGEYSQAYDDQTEYQFGVTLGGPIIKDKLFFFANFEQANKEYPNLFGYGTEGSQLTTRAMDQYYVQQYGAQGYQSIGDTNVDDVLEKVKELAAKQGYNYDGAFSNPDIYTKSTKVGVKLDWNINDFNKFSIRWSLVNAKQLNNTSGSTSLNDNNYSYPFKSVTNSFTAELQSRISPVLSNELRGSYVRVRDKRDVGTAFPMINIRNVGSAQLKDPSDASGQTYLVNRRGGTLNIGNERSSMANTLDQDIYTLEDNFTWFKGDHTLTFGTHNEIYKFANLYIQDAHGTYYFNDLDHFHKYYNDYMAGTLDPTYAYIYQYRYGHANVDVTGDPHWKAAFSAGQFGFYAQDKWDASNNFQLTYGLRMDIPVFFDAPAENAPFNEYAKARGWNVKTNHKLSSMPLWSPRVGFRWDINNDRRFILRGGAGIFTGRIPFVWISNNYSNTGVQLSTYNVMNPKGINLILDPNGQDANAQLLRATEGSQIINVYDEKFRFAQNFRANLGFDFMLGGINWTAEAIYSKTLNDIYYKDLTIEETGQTFGQTYGYMWDNRPMMQSTTGGTDFSHVYGLYNTSKGYTVNLSLKAEKHFNFGLDLMASYTWTRSMTVNNGSSSVAESNFRYNYTYRNPNDPELGFSAFNVPHRVQASAFYRIGYGHNKAWTTTIGLIYQGKSGSPYTIYYYGDVNGDGQNGNDLFFIPTDEQIDQMRFEATTYNRQPLTEDMQRQLLKEWIAGDSYMKHHRGEYYKRYADNLPFEHHFDVHLAQKFSFKVGRQINSIELSFDVLNVGNLLNKDWGHTYGDGFGIYYSPVNYQGGGLYQFTGQYAVRNYSDYYSRWRGQLGLKYTF
- a CDS encoding RNA methyltransferase, whose amino-acid sequence is MLSKNLIKYIRSFQQKKQREAEGLFIAEGPKTVGDLLAAQRARLLVATAEWLATNKANAERVVEVTEEELRRASLVQHPQQVLALFPIPQTATDGVHRMNEDELVLALDGIQDPGNLGTIIRIADWFGIKHIYCSTDTADAYNPKVVQATMGSIARVYIYYIDLRELIANRPEGMPVYGTLLDGDSLYAQRKENRGIIIMGNEGRGISPEIVPLLTHRLLIPPYPADRRTAESLNVATATAIVCAEFRRE
- a CDS encoding endonuclease domain-containing protein; translation: MQYSAKVNDKKQKGHRKALRNNATPAEAVLWKALKSRGAGGYKFRRQQSIGSYILDFYCPELRLCVELDGLSHSHKYEYDERRTEFLCQQGIRVVRFDNQQIWTSIEGVVAEIVRIGDDIKKGGLTPNI